One Capsicum annuum cultivar UCD-10X-F1 chromosome 2, UCD10Xv1.1, whole genome shotgun sequence genomic window carries:
- the LOC124896194 gene encoding uncharacterized protein LOC124896194, translating to MNFDHDGIEDYEETVEALISVLKRYKRDIGWTIADIAGIPPSICTNKIQLEEYYVPTTKHQRRLNPPMQEVVNKEIIKYLDAGVVYPISDSKWASECLKGKIVDAPIVFAPDWSKPFEIICNASGVAIEAVLGQKKDKLFHPIYDTSKALNGAQKNYTITEQELLAVVYAFEKF from the exons atgaattttgatcatgacggtattgaagattatgaggagacG GTGGAAGCCctcatctctgttcttaagagatataagagggaTATTGGTTGGACGATTGCAGATATCGCCGGTATCCCTCCTAGTATATGTACAAataagattcagctagaggagTATTATGTTCCGACTACTAAGCATCAACGTCGTctaaacccacctatgcaagaggtggtaaataaagaaatcatcaagtatCTAGATGCAGGAGTAGTATACCCCATCtcagatagtaagtgg gcatctgaatgccttaaagggaagATAGTTGATGCTCCTATTGTTTTTGCACCGGATTGGTCAAAACCGTTTGAGATCATATGCAATGCAAGTGGTGTTGCCATTGAAGCTGTGTTAggacaaaagaaggacaaattgtttcatccaatctatGATACCAGCAAAGCACTtaatggagctcaaaagaactacaccatcacaGAACAGGAACTTCTTGCagtagtctatgcttttgagaagttttga